Proteins from a genomic interval of Uloborus diversus isolate 005 chromosome 4, Udiv.v.3.1, whole genome shotgun sequence:
- the LOC129221631 gene encoding ion channel TACAN-like — MISDSVFSLRDEWELLSKEFKTLEGQQKEYTKAIEELGKCQTQCSKSVSHQWYRLKQISHSLQKCKVETEEEKQLKASLQLEIDQRKVQLEDIQSALPRSNDLYLKIILGGVNVTIVNKEDSIIYKEEYERFKLTVTVIILILSAQSILFSYRALDAILHFLLVWYYCTLTIRESILVINGSRMKGWWRINHFITTIQAGVIIVWPDGFMYDQFRMQFTLYTCYISILQFLQFNYQQGCLYRLRSLGERHKMDITIEGFHSWMWKGLSFLLPFLYIGYIFQLYNAYTLYRLSKDEKCVEWQVFCSAVIFFILFIGNTFTTSKVIHQKLTEKIVGTLVPEKDSWSKKLK, encoded by the exons ATGATTTCGGACAGTGTTTTTTCCCTGAGAGATGAATGGGAACTTCTGAGTAAAGAGTTCAAGACATTAGAG GGCCAACAGAAAGAATATACAAAAGCTATAGAAGAACTTGGCAAATGTCAAACTCAATGCAGTAAATCAGTTTCTCATCAGTGGTATCGATTGAAGCAAATATCTCACAGCTTGCAAAA atgcaaagtagaaacagaagaagaaaagcaattaaaagcTTCTTTGCAGCTAGAAATTGACCAGCGCAAGGTCCAACTAGAAGACATTCAGTCAGCTTTACCAAGAAGCAATGA TTTATACTTGAAGATAATTTTAGGTGGTGTGAATGTTACAATTGTAAATAAAGAAGACAG taTAATATATAAAGAAGAATATGAAAGATTCAAGTTAACAGTTACTGTAATAATTCTAATTTTGTCTGCACAAAGCATACTCTTTTCATACAG AGCTCTTGATGCCATTCTTCATTTCCTTCTGGTGTGGTACTATTGTACTTTAACAATCAGAGAGAGTATATTAGTTATAAATGGATCCAG AATGAAAGGTTGGTGGAGAATAAATCACTTTATTACAACTATTCAGGCTGGAGTTATTATAGTATG GCCTGATGGTTTCATGTATGATCAGTTTCGAATGCAGTTCACACTTTATACATGTTACATAA GTATCCTACAATTCCTGCAGTTTAATTACCAACAAGGATGTTTGTATCGATTGAGGTCTTTAGGTGAAAGGCATAAAATGGATATAACAATTG aaggttttcATTCTTGGATGTGGAAGGGATTAAGTTTTCTGCTACCATTTCTTTATATTGGATAT attttccagTTGTACAATGCATATACTTTATATCGTTTAAGCAAAGATGAAAAGTGTGTAGAATGGCAG GTGTTTTGTTCAGCAGTaatattctttattttgtttATCGGAAATACATTCACCACATCAAAAGTCATTCACCAGAAATTGACCGAAAAAATTGTCGGCACCTTAGTTCCTGAAAAGGATAGTTGGagtaagaaattaaaatag